One window of the Arcobacter arenosus genome contains the following:
- a CDS encoding DUF1853 family protein, translated as MNNTQKQFLGFYETNHLFNNLNNLKQFDFEEIDLSNLQIDKLEINQKLPLGKRVELFFEHYLFLSKRYNLIKKNIQIIYNKKTLGEIDFIIFDNKEKCFKHIELVYKYYLYDISFEKELDRYIGPNKDDTLVKKLDKLKHKQLPLLFNEKTKAYLEDIDFNNIKQEICFKANIYVPFYKKSLDIHFKENIRGFYIGYNEFKNDQYFKSCEYFMPHRYDWVDFNPPKSSYISFEEILPHLDFFINHKKSPLLWIKEKNKIFQIFILF; from the coding sequence ATGAATAATACCCAAAAGCAATTTTTAGGTTTTTATGAAACAAATCATCTATTTAATAACTTAAATAATCTAAAACAATTCGATTTTGAAGAAATAGATTTATCTAATCTTCAAATTGATAAATTAGAAATAAATCAAAAACTTCCTTTAGGGAAAAGAGTAGAACTTTTTTTTGAACATTATTTGTTTTTATCTAAAAGATATAATCTTATAAAGAAAAATATTCAAATAATTTATAATAAAAAAACTTTAGGTGAAATAGATTTTATAATTTTTGACAACAAAGAAAAATGTTTCAAGCATATTGAACTTGTATATAAATATTATCTATATGATATTAGTTTTGAAAAAGAGTTGGATAGATATATTGGACCAAATAAAGATGATACTTTAGTCAAAAAATTAGATAAATTAAAACATAAACAACTTCCACTGCTTTTTAATGAAAAAACTAAGGCTTATTTAGAAGATATTGATTTTAATAATATTAAACAAGAGATTTGTTTTAAAGCAAATATTTATGTTCCTTTTTACAAAAAAAGTTTAGATATCCATTTTAAAGAAAATATTCGAGGTTTTTATATTGGATACAATGAGTTTAAAAATGACCAATATTTTAAATCTTGTGAATATTTTATGCCCCATAGATATGATTGGGTTGATTTTAATCCTCCTAAATCTTCATATATAAGTTTTGAAGAAATATTGCCACATCTTGATTTCTTTATAAATCATAAGAAGTCACCACTTCTTTGGATAAAAGAAAAAAATAAAATCTTTCAAATATTTATTTTATTTTAA